The Candidatus Obscuribacterales bacterium genome contains a region encoding:
- a CDS encoding pitrilysin family protein, giving the protein MQVTIPPSTSHPFPGLIYQLPNGLTVIHQDLPASSVVTVDVWVRAGAIAEPTPWFGMAHFLEHMIFKGTDRIQPGQFDAIIERCGGITNAATSHDYAHFFINTTAEHLPEALPLLADLLLHATIPQGEFEMERQVVLEEIRQAYDDPDWIGFQTLLAAAYPQHPYGRPILGDVDELMARSPQDMRQFHRAYYQPENMTVVIVGNLSQAEALDQVYAAFQTFPERSLVSAPTIHADPPMEAVCRQRLSLPRLEQARLMMAWVGPGVDQLQSSYGLDLLAALLAGGQSSRLVRELREERQWVQDIDSSFSLQHDSSLFTITAWLDPEHVERVEATIGDRLSELASLPITPLELNRCKRLMCNDYAFSTETASQLAGLYGYYHTIADATLAVTYPAQVKQLSPHDLQYLARQYLSPYRYASVVLLPD; this is encoded by the coding sequence TTGCAAGTCACGATTCCACCATCAACTTCCCATCCATTTCCCGGTTTAATCTATCAACTACCCAACGGGCTCACCGTTATCCATCAAGACCTGCCCGCTTCATCTGTTGTCACGGTCGATGTATGGGTGCGGGCCGGGGCGATCGCTGAACCCACGCCTTGGTTTGGCATGGCCCATTTTCTGGAGCACATGATCTTCAAGGGCACCGATCGCATCCAGCCAGGACAGTTTGATGCCATCATCGAGCGCTGTGGAGGCATCACCAACGCAGCCACCAGCCATGATTATGCGCACTTTTTTATTAATACCACCGCAGAGCACCTGCCCGAGGCACTTCCCCTCCTAGCCGATCTTTTACTCCATGCCACCATTCCCCAGGGCGAGTTTGAGATGGAACGGCAGGTGGTGCTGGAAGAAATTCGCCAAGCCTACGATGATCCAGATTGGATCGGCTTCCAGACGCTGCTGGCAGCCGCCTATCCTCAACATCCCTACGGGAGACCCATCCTGGGTGATGTGGATGAACTGATGGCGCGATCGCCCCAAGACATGCGCCAGTTTCATCGTGCCTACTACCAGCCCGAGAACATGACCGTGGTGATCGTGGGCAATCTCTCCCAGGCGGAAGCCCTCGATCAAGTCTATGCGGCCTTCCAGACCTTTCCAGAGCGATCGCTCGTTTCTGCCCCCACCATCCACGCCGATCCGCCCATGGAGGCAGTTTGCCGCCAGCGTCTCTCTTTGCCGCGCTTAGAGCAAGCTCGGCTGATGATGGCTTGGGTGGGCCCCGGTGTCGATCAACTACAAAGTAGCTACGGGCTAGACCTACTAGCAGCGCTGCTGGCCGGTGGGCAGTCTTCGCGGTTGGTGCGAGAACTCCGGGAAGAACGCCAATGGGTACAAGACATCGACAGCAGTTTTTCGCTGCAGCATGATTCGAGTTTATTCACCATCACCGCTTGGCTCGATCCAGAGCATGTGGAACGCGTAGAGGCAACCATTGGCGATCGCCTCTCAGAGTTAGCGTCTTTACCGATTACGCCCCTAGAACTGAATCGGTGTAAACGGCTAATGTGCAACGACTACGCCTTCTCCACCGAAACCGCCAGCCAGCTTGCCGGGCTCTACGGCTACTACCACACCATTGCCGATGCCACCCTTGCGGTCACCTATCCTGCCCAAGTCAAACAACTGTCCCCACATGACCTGCAATATCTAGCCAGACAGTACCTCTCGCCCTACCGTTACGCCTCCGTGGTATTACTGCCAGACTAA
- a CDS encoding pentapeptide repeat-containing protein has product MNRQDLIARYTAGETNFNGENLSGQNLSGADLIGIQFSRADLHSSLLIFAYLNRAKFTSSNLTGADLSGANLNQADLVGANLHDADLHGALLQGADLRSADLTLANLLNANLIDADLRNTNLSGANLSGACLRGANLREENRHYSANLRGANLRGADLRGANLTGADLARVDLRGADLSEATLRGADLRETDLAGANLKGAFLTEANLSNAILRGATLINTKLERAILTDVDMAGADARGALMPDTQLVRAHMAKVNLNAAKLSRADLSRANLRGSTLRDANLTDAYLARADLTNTDLTDASFVRAELSSTNLTNAILTGATMPDSSVHE; this is encoded by the coding sequence ATGAACAGACAAGACCTCATAGCTCGCTACACAGCAGGCGAAACAAACTTTAACGGCGAGAACCTCAGCGGGCAGAATTTGAGCGGGGCAGATCTCATTGGCATTCAGTTCTCCCGCGCTGATCTCCACAGTTCCCTGTTGATTTTCGCCTACCTGAATCGAGCTAAATTCACCAGTAGCAACCTAACTGGAGCCGATCTGAGTGGAGCAAACCTCAACCAAGCCGACCTCGTAGGCGCAAATCTCCATGATGCGGATCTCCACGGGGCCCTGCTGCAAGGGGCAGACTTGCGGAGTGCCGACCTCACCTTGGCCAATCTCCTCAATGCCAATTTAATTGACGCGGATTTGCGTAATACTAACCTCAGCGGCGCAAACCTCAGCGGTGCCTGTTTACGCGGAGCCAACCTACGGGAAGAAAACCGCCACTATAGCGCCAACCTGCGGGGAGCCAACCTGCGGGGAGCAGATCTGCGGGGAGCCAATCTCACCGGCGCAGATCTAGCCCGGGTTGACCTGCGGGGAGCCGATTTAAGCGAAGCCACCCTACGGGGTGCCGATCTACGGGAAACCGATTTGGCCGGAGCCAACCTCAAAGGAGCCTTCCTCACCGAAGCAAACCTGAGCAATGCCATTCTGCGCGGAGCTACCTTAATCAACACCAAGCTGGAGCGCGCCATCCTCACCGATGTGGACATGGCCGGAGCTGATGCTCGCGGAGCCCTGATGCCCGACACCCAACTTGTCCGGGCTCACATGGCTAAGGTCAACTTGAATGCAGCTAAACTCAGCCGTGCTGATCTCAGCCGCGCCAACCTGCGAGGCTCTACCCTACGGGATGCTAATTTAACCGATGCCTACTTGGCTCGGGCTGACTTGACGAATACGGATCTCACCGATGCCAGCTTCGTACGAGCAGAACTCAGCAGCACCAATCTCACAAATGCGATTTTGACCGGAGCCACCATGCCCGACAGCAGCGTTCATGAGTAG
- a CDS encoding DUF3318 domain-containing protein, protein MLNPDPEIRRLLDLMPASGRMVTKLVSRPEQSAVVDVTFPLPWHRTRPISVNFDLWGQLSRPQRDLMLLRTVAWLTSIRWFQPSIYQGLVLAGAVGTLIELSQGDAIGAVTAGGLTVLAGTQIWRGSRSPQLELEADEAALRVAQRRGYTEPEAARHLVDAIEVVAAIERRPGLDFTELLRCQNLRAIAGSSSMGVPDPMRRSLNR, encoded by the coding sequence ATGCTGAATCCAGATCCCGAAATTCGTCGGTTGCTCGATCTCATGCCAGCCTCTGGGCGCATGGTTACCAAACTGGTCAGCCGCCCGGAGCAGTCAGCGGTGGTGGACGTGACCTTTCCTCTGCCTTGGCACCGCACCCGTCCGATCAGCGTGAATTTTGATCTATGGGGACAGCTTTCTCGCCCCCAGCGCGATCTCATGCTGCTACGTACCGTTGCTTGGCTGACGTCCATTCGCTGGTTCCAGCCCAGCATCTACCAAGGCCTCGTGCTGGCGGGCGCGGTGGGTACGTTGATTGAACTGAGTCAGGGGGATGCGATCGGTGCGGTGACGGCCGGAGGGTTGACGGTCTTGGCTGGCACGCAAATTTGGCGGGGAAGTCGTAGCCCTCAACTGGAGCTGGAGGCGGATGAAGCGGCCCTAAGGGTGGCCCAGCGCCGGGGCTATACAGAGCCGGAGGCCGCCCGCCATTTGGTGGATGCCATTGAGGTGGTGGCGGCCATCGAGCGCCGTCCAGGGTTAGATTTTACCGAGCTGCTGCGTTGTCAAAACCTGCGGGCGATCGCTGGTAGTTCGTCCATGGGCGTTCCTGACCCCATGCGGCGATCGCTCAACCGTTAA
- the hemW gene encoding radical SAM family heme chaperone HemW — translation MQKTGDRLEAHLSSPLSRAVPTAAYVHIPFCRRRCYYCDFPVSIVGDRPPLARQTGSNAGFRAIADYLDPLCQEIAHTPGDRPLTSVFFGGGTPSLLEPEQVQQILNALNQQFGIATGAEISIEIDPDTINPAKARGYQAAGINRVSLGVQAFQLDLLQACGRTHTPADIDRAIDTLRQTGFTNISLDLISGLPHQTAATWEESLQRAIALQPTHLSIYDLIVEPQTAFSRWYQPGESPLPSDQVAADLYRLAQQRLTAAGFEHYEISNYAQPGYACQHNGVYWRNQPYYGFGMGAASYIHHQRYTRPRTRSAYFEWVKGLPIHPGQLDVPIDPVQDTFLETVMLGLRLAEGLEFKTMVRLFGLGLVEHLWRFLMTYTDTGWIEWAPVLESEHHSHQGEGRPQPPRVRLSDPEGFLFSNVVLSDIFQAFSDDPLEAPYRETAESAV, via the coding sequence ATGCAAAAGACCGGCGATCGCTTAGAGGCTCACCTATCTAGCCCGTTGAGCAGGGCAGTTCCAACAGCCGCCTATGTGCATATTCCCTTTTGTCGGCGACGCTGCTATTACTGCGATTTTCCCGTATCCATTGTAGGCGATCGCCCTCCCCTAGCCCGGCAGACTGGCTCTAATGCTGGATTTAGAGCGATCGCAGATTACCTTGACCCCCTCTGCCAAGAAATTGCCCACACCCCAGGCGATCGCCCCCTCACCAGCGTTTTCTTCGGTGGCGGCACCCCCTCCTTGCTCGAACCAGAGCAGGTTCAGCAGATTTTAAACGCTTTGAACCAGCAGTTTGGCATAGCTACCGGTGCGGAAATCTCTATAGAAATTGATCCCGACACCATCAATCCAGCCAAAGCTAGGGGCTACCAAGCAGCGGGGATCAATCGGGTCAGTCTAGGCGTCCAAGCCTTCCAGCTTGACTTGCTGCAGGCCTGCGGCCGCACCCATACGCCAGCCGATATTGATCGAGCCATAGACACCTTGCGCCAAACTGGTTTCACCAACATCAGCCTTGATTTAATCTCAGGGCTGCCCCACCAAACCGCCGCAACCTGGGAAGAGTCTCTTCAGAGAGCGATCGCCCTCCAACCCACCCATCTTTCAATCTACGACCTGATTGTCGAACCGCAGACCGCCTTTAGCCGCTGGTACCAGCCGGGTGAGTCGCCCCTACCGAGCGATCAGGTCGCCGCCGATCTCTATCGCCTGGCGCAACAGCGGTTAACGGCAGCAGGGTTTGAGCACTACGAAATTTCTAACTATGCCCAGCCAGGCTACGCTTGCCAACACAATGGCGTATATTGGCGCAATCAACCTTACTATGGCTTTGGCATGGGAGCCGCCAGCTATATCCACCACCAGCGCTACACCCGTCCTCGTACCCGCAGCGCTTATTTTGAATGGGTCAAAGGTTTACCCATTCATCCAGGGCAATTGGATGTGCCCATTGATCCAGTGCAAGATACCTTTTTGGAAACCGTCATGCTAGGGCTACGGCTAGCAGAAGGTTTAGAGTTCAAGACGATGGTTCGTTTATTTGGTTTAGGATTGGTGGAGCATCTTTGGCGGTTCCTCATGACTTATACGGATACAGGATGGATCGAATGGGCACCTGTGCTAGAGTCGGAACACCACAGCCACCAAGGAGAAGGGCGTCCACAACCGCCACGGGTGCGACTGAGCGATCCCGAGGGGTTTCTCTTTTCCAATGTGGTGCTATCCGACATCTTTCAGGCCTTTAGTGATGACCCGTTGGAGGC
- a CDS encoding M20 family metallopeptidase — MAVPSLTPLPVHRSRIRSSIQALQPQLVDWRRTLHQQPELAFHEQRTAQVIAQQLQAWGIEHQTEVAQTGVVAVIQGDRPGPVLAIRADMDALPIQEANEVPYRSQREGVMHACGHDGHVAIALGTAFYLAQHRAQLAGTVKILFQPAEEGPGGAKPMIEAGALENPRPDAIIGLHLWNNLPLGTVGVRSGAMMAAVELFDCMIQGRGGHGAMPHQTVDALIVGAQVVNALQTIVSRNLDPLTSGVVTVGSFHAGKAHNVIAHRAELSGTVRYFDPALDGFFGKRIDDVIAGVCHSHSATYELNYWQLYPAVINDGAIADLVRSVAEQVVEPGLGVVPNCQTMGGEDMSFFLQQVPGCYFFLGSANPSLDLAYPHHHPRFDFDETALSMGVEIFIRCVERFCSSALG, encoded by the coding sequence ATGGCCGTTCCATCCCTAACTCCTCTCCCTGTCCATCGCTCTCGGATTCGTTCATCGATTCAAGCGCTGCAGCCCCAGCTAGTAGACTGGCGGCGTACCCTACACCAGCAGCCTGAACTGGCGTTTCATGAACAGCGCACCGCTCAGGTGATTGCTCAGCAGCTTCAGGCTTGGGGGATCGAGCATCAGACGGAGGTTGCCCAAACGGGGGTTGTGGCGGTTATTCAAGGCGATCGCCCTGGGCCAGTGCTGGCCATTCGTGCTGACATGGATGCCCTGCCCATTCAGGAAGCCAATGAGGTGCCCTACCGCTCCCAGCGAGAGGGGGTGATGCATGCCTGTGGTCATGATGGCCATGTGGCGATCGCGCTGGGAACGGCGTTTTACCTGGCCCAGCACCGGGCCCAGTTGGCCGGCACCGTGAAGATTTTGTTTCAACCGGCGGAGGAGGGCCCCGGCGGAGCCAAGCCGATGATTGAGGCTGGGGCATTAGAGAATCCGCGTCCTGATGCGATCATTGGCTTGCACTTATGGAATAATTTGCCCCTGGGAACGGTGGGGGTGCGCAGTGGTGCCATGATGGCGGCGGTAGAACTGTTTGACTGCATGATTCAAGGGCGGGGTGGCCATGGAGCCATGCCCCACCAAACGGTGGATGCGCTGATTGTGGGTGCCCAGGTGGTGAATGCTCTGCAGACGATTGTGTCCCGCAATCTCGATCCCCTCACCTCCGGGGTGGTGACGGTGGGGAGTTTCCATGCGGGCAAAGCCCACAACGTCATCGCCCATCGAGCTGAACTGAGCGGTACGGTGCGCTACTTTGACCCGGCTCTGGATGGCTTTTTTGGCAAACGGATCGATGATGTGATTGCTGGGGTCTGCCACAGCCATAGTGCCACTTATGAGCTGAACTACTGGCAGCTCTACCCAGCGGTGATCAATGATGGAGCGATCGCTGACCTAGTGCGATCGGTGGCAGAACAGGTGGTGGAACCGGGGCTGGGGGTGGTGCCCAACTGCCAGACCATGGGCGGTGAAGATATGTCCTTTTTCCTACAGCAGGTGCCCGGCTGCTACTTCTTTTTGGGATCGGCAAATCCTAGCCTAGACCTGGCCTATCCTCACCACCATCCCCGCTTTGACTTTGACGAAACGGCCCTGAGTATGGGCGTTGAAATCTTTATCCGTTGCGTGGAACGCTTCTGCTCTTCTGCCTTGGGGTAG
- a CDS encoding PIN/TRAM domain-containing protein has product MIDAVIILSFILAGVGIGFYSVDLLPDTALQQVTNVEGLSLVISAFGAIIGFAVGLVTQTGYRRIERQIREMPVDMLISRSLGLVLGLLVANLMLAPLFLLPIPTDFAFIKPLTAVLASVMFAFSGVNLADAHGRTLLRLINPQSVESMLVAEGTLKPATTKVLDTSSIIDGRIEDLLSTSFLEGQLLVPQFVLLELQQVADASNDQKRVRGRRGLDILNRIQANYPERIVIHPADYDDVATVDAKLVRLAQEINGTLLTNDYNLNKVASLQKVEVLNINDLAQAMRPNYLPGDYINIKILKPGKEPEQGVGYLNDGTMVVVEEGSEYVGDELTVVVTGALQTSAGRMIFARPEASVIA; this is encoded by the coding sequence ATGATTGATGCTGTCATTATCTTATCGTTCATTCTAGCTGGGGTCGGGATCGGGTTTTATAGCGTTGATCTTCTACCCGATACGGCCCTACAGCAAGTTACCAACGTAGAAGGGTTGAGCTTGGTCATCTCTGCCTTTGGTGCAATCATTGGCTTTGCCGTTGGCTTAGTCACCCAAACAGGATACCGCCGCATTGAGCGCCAAATCCGCGAAATGCCGGTGGATATGCTCATTAGCCGATCCCTGGGGCTCGTATTAGGGCTGTTGGTGGCCAACCTGATGTTGGCACCCCTGTTCCTACTGCCCATTCCCACTGACTTTGCTTTTATCAAACCCCTCACCGCCGTCTTGGCGAGCGTCATGTTTGCTTTCTCAGGGGTCAACCTGGCGGATGCCCATGGTCGCACATTACTGCGCTTGATTAATCCCCAAAGTGTTGAAAGCATGTTGGTGGCTGAAGGCACCCTCAAACCTGCGACGACTAAGGTTTTGGATACCAGTTCTATTATTGATGGACGGATTGAAGACTTGCTCAGCACCAGTTTTCTGGAAGGGCAACTGCTCGTACCGCAGTTTGTCTTACTGGAACTGCAGCAGGTTGCCGATGCGTCCAATGACCAAAAACGGGTGCGTGGTCGGCGGGGCTTGGATATTCTCAACCGCATTCAAGCTAATTACCCAGAGCGCATTGTCATCCACCCTGCGGACTATGACGATGTTGCTACGGTGGATGCTAAGTTGGTGCGCCTAGCTCAAGAAATTAACGGTACTCTACTGACCAACGACTACAACCTGAATAAAGTCGCGAGTCTGCAAAAGGTTGAGGTGCTCAATATCAATGACCTGGCTCAGGCGATGCGTCCTAACTATCTACCCGGCGACTACATTAATATCAAAATTCTCAAGCCTGGGAAGGAACCTGAGCAGGGTGTTGGATATCTCAACGACGGCACCATGGTCGTTGTGGAAGAGGGCAGCGAGTACGTGGGTGATGAACTAACGGTGGTGGTCACGGGGGCGTTACAAACCTCTGCCGGCCGCATGATCTTTGCTCGTCCTGAGGCCTCGGTGATCGCCTAG
- a CDS encoding pitrilysin family protein: protein MSITQQFAHTLHTRTVNRAVLGNRMVVLAVENPAADIIACRIFIRAGGVCESPQESGISHLLSAVLTKGTDRFSAHEIADRVESVGASLGTDATADYCLLSFKTVSHDFPEVLALGSELLRSPSFPDAEVELERRLALQGLRSMQEQPFAVAQRQLRQMMYPGHPYANPILGTEATVANLSREHLQNYHHTYFRPDNIVVSITGRIAPDDAIALVDKYFGDWHLPHDHNDVLPLIHPDVPKLVPMGETSIIPEETQQTIVMVGHLTPSVHSADYLALKVLNTYLGNGLSSRLFVELREKRGLAYEVSAFYPTRLNQSQFVVYLGTAPINTATALDGLQQEVTRLMQRRLSNEELQAAKNKLLGQYALGKQTNAQLAQIFGWYETLGLGIEFDQQFQQHVASITADITQDVAQRYFTQPYVSIVGTGAAAMR from the coding sequence ATGTCAATTACTCAACAATTTGCCCATACGCTCCATACCCGCACGGTAAATCGGGCGGTACTCGGTAACCGCATGGTAGTCTTAGCGGTCGAAAATCCAGCGGCAGATATTATTGCTTGCCGTATTTTTATTAGAGCAGGAGGCGTGTGCGAATCGCCCCAAGAATCCGGTATCTCTCACCTACTATCCGCCGTTTTGACCAAGGGCACCGATCGCTTCTCTGCCCACGAGATTGCTGACCGAGTGGAGTCTGTGGGAGCTAGCCTCGGCACCGATGCCACCGCCGACTATTGCTTGCTGAGCTTTAAGACCGTTTCCCACGACTTTCCAGAAGTGCTAGCCCTAGGCTCAGAACTCCTGCGATCGCCCAGCTTTCCCGACGCCGAAGTGGAGCTAGAACGCCGCCTAGCCCTGCAGGGGTTGCGATCCATGCAGGAACAGCCCTTCGCCGTCGCCCAGCGACAACTGCGGCAGATGATGTATCCAGGACATCCCTACGCCAACCCTATTCTGGGAACCGAGGCAACCGTTGCCAACCTCAGCCGTGAGCATTTACAGAACTACCACCACACCTACTTCCGTCCTGATAATATTGTGGTGAGCATTACCGGACGCATTGCCCCGGATGACGCGATCGCCCTTGTCGATAAATATTTCGGCGACTGGCATCTACCCCACGATCACAACGACGTTCTGCCGCTCATCCACCCGGATGTACCCAAACTGGTGCCCATGGGTGAGACATCCATCATCCCGGAAGAAACGCAACAAACCATCGTCATGGTGGGTCATCTCACCCCCTCTGTGCATTCTGCCGACTACCTAGCCCTCAAAGTTCTCAATACCTACCTAGGTAATGGCCTGTCCAGTCGCCTTTTCGTCGAACTACGGGAAAAACGCGGACTTGCCTACGAAGTCTCTGCCTTCTATCCCACTCGTTTAAATCAATCTCAGTTTGTGGTGTATCTTGGCACAGCACCAATAAATACCGCCACAGCTCTCGATGGTCTCCAGCAAGAAGTAACGCGATTGATGCAACGCCGCTTGTCAAACGAGGAGCTGCAGGCAGCCAAAAACAAGCTGCTAGGGCAGTACGCCCTTGGTAAGCAAACCAATGCTCAACTCGCGCAAATTTTTGGCTGGTATGAAACCCTAGGGCTAGGGATTGAGTTTGATCAACAGTTTCAGCAGCATGTTGCATCGATCACCGCCGATATAACTCAAGACGTTGCGCAACGATACTTTACGCAGCCCTACGTATCGATTGTAGGCACCGGAGCAGCCGCAATGCGATGA